In Scomber japonicus isolate fScoJap1 chromosome 7, fScoJap1.pri, whole genome shotgun sequence, one genomic interval encodes:
- the LOC128362322 gene encoding uncharacterized protein LOC128362322, with protein MQELRPCASTTEWCVTVASQGYVNGNLRRVTIRSYPDDLKKNNLQCFTCDDPSSAECNKAVQCVGDEDRCISWTDRNDLKKNNLQCFTCDDPSSAECNKAVQCVGDEDRCISGTAEGLRCWQGTGNTKELRPCASTTEWCVTVASQGYVNGNLHQVTIMSYRNDLKKNSLQCFTCDDPSSAECNKTVQCVGDEDRCVSGTDFLIMMKLILSLTLIWTLSSTGYVNGNLRRVTIRSYPDDLKKNNLQCFTCDDLSSAECNKAVQCVGDEDRCISGTAEALQCWQGTGNTKELRPCASTTEWCATVASQGYVNGNLHQVTIMSYRNDLKKNNLQCFTCDDPSSAECNKAVQCVGDEDRCVSGTDRNDLKKNSLQCFTCDDPSSAECNKTVQCVGDEDRCVSGTDSNKICLRSSSSSSLDSYRSAKLTVLSSSQLPLLPISAAQSQTTLEAKLGALQCHFTWDLDPSRSKLFCLRDMLKDIGTEEGNSWLGHIYNLQGYIHYQLGFTEDAQRFFSRAAEALRHMRNTCSDEGPWLVVNYGNLAWLHHQLGEQAESQTYLSKVDTLLKEYPSPSEDELHPEIYAEKAWTLMKFGRDKILLAADYFQRAIRMQPDMVEWHTSHVIALVNVSGPRDKPLEENILEKMKIAKEHDPDNLYLAALYLQACAKKGRKTEDEARELAEKVLRKPPSSHSGIRPLLMLYRLYISKDEAIDLAEEALERQINPDKRHLKRCAAICYKWRIYSDRDNPLEPKKIDRAISLYKEVISLYPDSSLKVKIALANIHTHLNHGQDDADQIYQDLLESDLEPADRQMVYNCYAKHVFFIHNDSNKSVEYHMKTAEIPHQSGYRESSIRELKKIKGRRRHYMCGEIDEFLAKLQD; from the exons ATGCAGGAGTTACGTCCATGTGCCTCTACTACTGAGTGGTGTGTCACTGTTGCCTCACAAG GATATGTGAATGGGAATCTCCGTCGGGTCACCATCAGGTCCT ACCCTGATGatctgaagaaaaacaacctgCAGTGTTTCACCTGTGATGATCCATCTTCTGCTGAGTGCAACAAGGCAGTACAGTGTGTGGGAGACGAGGACCGCTGCATTAGTTGGACTG ACCGTAATGatctgaagaaaaacaacctgCAGTGTTTCACCTGTGATGATCCATCTTCTGCTGAGTGCAACAAGGCAGTACAGTGTGTGGGAGACGAGGACCGCTGCATTAGTGGGACTG CTGAAGGTCTTCGGTGTTGGCAGGGTACAGGAAATACAAAGGAGTTACGTCCATGTGCCTCTACTACTGAGTGGTGTGTCACTGTTGCCTCACAAG GATATGTGAATGGGAATCTCCATCAGGTCACCATCATGTCCT ACCGTAATGATCTGAAGAAAAACAGCCTGCAGTGTTTCACCTGTGATGATCCATCTTCTGCTGAGTGCAACaagacagtacagtgtgtggGAGACGAGGACCGCTGCGTTAGTGGGACTG ATTTCCTCATCATGATGAAGCTGATCttgtctctcactctcatctGGACTCTCTCCAGCACAG GATATGTGAATGGGAATCTCCGTCGGGTCACCATCAGGTCCT ACCCTGATGatctgaagaaaaacaacctgCAGTGTTTCACCTGTGATGATCTATCTTCTGCTGAGTGCAACAAGGCAGTACAGTGTGTGGGAGACGAGGACCGCTGCATTAGTGGGACTG CTGAAGCTCTTCAGTGTTGGCAGGGTACAGGAAATACAAAGGAGTTACGTCCATGTGCCTCTACTACTGAGTGGTGTGCCACTGTTGCCTCACAAG GATATGTGAATGGGAATCTCCATCAGGTCACCATCATGTCCT ACCGTAATGatctgaagaaaaacaacctgCAGTGTTTCACCTGTGATGATCCATCTTCTGCTGAGTGCAACAAGGCAGTACAGTGTGTGGGAGACGAGGACCGCTGCGTTAGTGGGACTG ACCGTAATGATCTGAAGAAAAACAGCCTGCAGTGTTTCACCTGTGATGATCCATCTTCTGCTGAGTGCAACaagacagtacagtgtgtggGAGACGAGGACCGCTGCGTTAGTGGGACTG ACAGTAACAAAATCTGTTTAAGGTCCAGTTCTTCTTCTAGTTTGGACTCATACCGCTCTGCCAAACTCACTGTGCTCTCTAGTAGTCAGCTCCCCCTGCTGCCCATAAG TGCTGCTCAAAGTCAGACAACACTGGAGGCCAAACTTGGGGCCCTGCAGTGCCACTTCACCTGGGACCTGGACCCCAGCAGATCCAAACTGTTCTGTCTCAGGGACATGCTGAAGGACATCGGCACTGAGGAGGGAAACAGCTGGCTGGGTCACATTTACAACCTGCAGGGGTACATTCACTACCAGCTGGGCTTCACTGAAGATGCACAGCGTTTCTTCAGCAGGGCTGCAGAGGCCTTGCGCCACATGAGAAACACCTGCTCAGATGAAGGTCCCTGGTTGGTCGTGAACTACGGGAACCTGGCTTGGTTGCACCACCAGCTGGGAGAACAAGCAGAGAGTCAGACTTACCTGTCAAAGGTCGACACCCTGCTGAAAGAATACCCATCTCCATCAGAGGATGAGCTCCATCCAGAGATCTACGCTGAAAAAGCCTGGACCCTGATGAAGTTTGGCAGAGACAAAATACTGCTGGCTGCAGATTACTTCCAGAGAGCCATCAGGATGCAGCCAGACATGGTGGAGTGGCACACCAGTCATGTGATAGCTTTAGTGAATGTTTCTGGGCCCCGTGACAAACCACTGGAGGAAAACATcctggagaaaatgaaaattgcCAAAGAACACGATCCAGACAACTTGTACCTTGCTGCTCTGTACCTTCAGGCATGTgcaaagaagggaagaaaaaccGAAGATGAAGCACGTGAGTTGGCCGAAAAGGTTTTGAGAAAGCCACCAAGTAGCCACAGTGGTATAAGACCATTACTAATGCTGTACAGATTGTATATATCTAAAGATGAGGCTATTGATTTGGCAGAGGAGGCTCTGGAAAGACAGATAAATCCAGATAAACGTCATCTCAAGAGGTGTGCTGCAATCTGCTACAAATGGAGGATTTATTCAGACAGGGACAATCCCCTGGAGCCAAAAAAGATAGACAGAGCAATTAGTCTCTATAAAGAAGTGATCTCTCTTTACCCTGATTCTTCACTTAAAGTAAAAATAGCTCTcgcaaacatacatacacatttgaATCATGGCCAGGATGATGCTGACCAGATCTACCAGGATCTGCTAGAAAGTGATCTGgaacctgcagacagacagatggtttACAACTGCTATGCCAAACATGTATTCTTCATTCATAATGACAGCAACAAGTCAGTAGAATATCACATGAAGACAGCAGAGATACCACATCAATCTGGCTATCGTGAGAGCAGCATCagagagctgaagaagattaaaggaagaagaagacactACATGTGTGGAGAAATTGATGAGTTTCTTGCTAAGCTTCAAGACTAA